The following coding sequences lie in one Arachis stenosperma cultivar V10309 chromosome 5, arast.V10309.gnm1.PFL2, whole genome shotgun sequence genomic window:
- the LOC130979582 gene encoding cysteine-rich receptor-like protein kinase 2, which produces MKRTVSFISSQCFVYVIIEALLLSESSIAEPRAKTIQITCDNQFEHNNITFVPNFVTAMDNITQQISTNIFATAIAGTGPDTNYGLFQCYGDLSLLDCALCNAEARTVLAGCFPYNGGRIYLDGCFMRVQNYSFFNQYSGAGDKAICGNTTRKNSSFQAAAEQAISTAVQDAPNNLGYARVKVSVSGTSNASAYVLADCWRNLDPRSCKACIENASSSILGCLPWSEGRALNTGCFMRYSDTDFLNKEQQNGSSKVNVAVLVVPIVSSVVVLVVGIVIGIYIWKHRYIQNKRRGSYDAKKLAKSLHCSGLNFKYSTLEKATGSFDDANKLGQGGFGTVYKGVLPDGRQIAVKRLYFNNRHRAVDFYNEVNIISQIEHKNLVRLLGCSCSRPESLLVYEFLPNRSLDCFIFDRNKGRELKWEKRYEIIVGTAEGLVYLHENSEIRIIHRDIKASNILLDAKLRAKIADFGLARSLQEDKSHISTAIAGTLGYMAPEYLAHGQLTEKADVYSFGVLLLETVTGRQNNGGKTTEYSDNLVTIVWKHFQMGTAAQLFDPNLQLHNHNSSNTKNEVLRVVHIGLLCIQENPTLRPTMSKALHMLTKKEEHLAAPYNPPFLDESTMELHDMSSDPSSPLNVPTSIATMSHSSFYPR; this is translated from the exons ATGAAGAGAACAGTCTCTTTCATCTCCTCTCAATGCTTTGTTTACGTCATCATTGAAGCACTGTTACTATCAGAGAGTTCAATAGCAGAACCAAGGGCGAAAACGATCCAAATTACATGTGACAATCAATTTGAGCACAACAACATCACCTTTGTTCCGAATTTCGTTACAGCCATGGACAATATCACTCAACAGATTAGCACTAACATCTTTGCAACAGCAATTGCAGGCACAGGACCAGACACTAACTATGGCCTGTTTCAGTGCTATGGCGATCTTTCCTTACTCGATTGCGCATTGTGTAACGCTGAGGCACGCACCGTTCTTGCCGGATGCTTCCCTTATAACGGTGGTCGAATTTACCTTGATGGTTGCTTCATGAGGGTTCAGAACTATAGTTTCTTTAATCAGTATTCAGGAGCAGGAGACAAGGCTATATGTGGGAACACAACTAGGAAGAACTCGAGTTTTCAAGCAGCAGCAGAGCAAGCAATTTCAACAGCAGTTCAAGATGCACCAAACAACCTTGGCTATGCTAGAGTTAAGGTTTCTGTGTCAGGAACAAGTAATGCGTCCGCTTATGTTCTGGCTGATTGTTGGAGGAATTTGGACCCAAGATCTTGCAAAGCATGTATTGAGAACGCATCTTCTTCTATATTGGGATGCTTGCCTTGGTCGGAAGGTCGAGCACTTAACACCGGTTGCTTCATGAGGTACTCAGACACAGATTTTCTCAACAAGGAACAACAAAATGGGAGTTCAAAAG TGAACGTAGCAGTGCTAGTTGTTCCAATAGTCAGTTCAGTGGTTGTTCTGGTGGTTGGAATTGTTATTGGGATTTATATCTGGAAACACAGATACATTCAAAACAAAAGAAGAG GTTCATATGATGCGAAAAAACTAGCAAAGTCCCTTCACTGCAGCGGCTTGAATTTCAAGTACTCTACACTGGAAAAGGCGACTGGATCCTTTGATGATGCTAACAAGTTAGGCCAAGGAGGATTCGGAACAGTTTATAAG GGAGTTCTACCTGATGGAAGACAGATTGCCGTCAAGCGGTTATATTTCAACAACAGACATAGAGCTGTGGATTTCTACAATGAAGTTAACATAATTAGCCAAATCGAACACAAGAATCTAGTTAGACTGTTAGGATGCAGCTGTTCAAGACCTGAAAGCTTGCTTGTATATGAATTTCTTCCCAACAGAAGTCTTGACTGCTTCATTTTTG ACAGAAATAAGGGAAGGGAACTGAAATGGGAGAAGAGATATGAAATTATTGTTGGGACAGCTGAAGGACTAGTTTACCTGCATGAGAACTCTGAAATCAGGATAATTCACAGAGATATAAAAGCCAGCAACATCCTATTGGATGCAAAGCTTCGTGCAAAAATTGCAGATTTTGGTTTGGCTAGATCCTTGCAAGAAGACAAGAGCCACATAAGTACAGCTATAGCAGGAACTTT GGGCTATATGGCTCCAGAGTACTTGGCTCATGGTCAGTTAACAGAAAAGGCCGATGTATATAGTTTTGGAGTGTTGCTGTTAGAGACAGTTACCGGAAGACAGAACAATGGAGGCAAAACAACAGAATATTCAGACAACCTAGTTACAATT GTATGGAAGCATTTCCAGATGGGGACTGCAGCACAATTATTTGATCCAAATCTTCAGTTGCATAACCATAACAGCAGCAATACTAAGAATGAGGTTTTAAGAGTGGTTCATATAGGTCTTCTATGCATCCAAGAGAACCCTACACTGAGACCAACTATGTCAAAGGCACTACATATGTTAACAAAGAAGGAGGAGCACCTTGCTGCTCCCTATAATCCACCCTTCCTAGATGAGAGTACCATGGAACTGCACGACATGAGTAGCGACCCATCTTCCCCTCTCAATGTACCAACATCAATTGCTACCATGTCGCATAGCTCGTTTTATCCGAGGTGA
- the LOC130979650 gene encoding 2-phytyl-1,4-beta-naphthoquinone methyltransferase, chloroplastic: MATMLLLPFRTLIPSSSSTSNFRPAPLRCSNDRQALFNRIAPVYDNLNDLLSLGQHRIWKRMTVSWAGAKAGDHVLDICCGSGDLSFLLSQKVGSDGKVTGLDFSKEQLLIASSKQHSKNCFSNIEWIEGDALDLPFSNGSFDAITMGYGLRNVVDRPKAMQEILRVLKAGSRVAILDFNKSEELLTSTITEWMIDNVVVPVASAYGLSEDYKYLKTSIRGFLTGKELEKLALEVGFSSARHYELSGGLMGCLVAMR; encoded by the exons atgGCAACAATGCTGCTACTCCCTTTCCGAACTctcattccttcttcttcttccacttcaAACTTCCGACCGGCTCCGCTTCGTTGTTCCAACGATCGCCAGGCGCTCTTTAACCGCATTGCTCCTGTATATGATAAC CTGAATGATTTGCTGAGCTTGGGTCAGCATCGAATTTGGAAGCGCATGACTGTTTCCTGGGCTGG AGCTAAAGCGGGAGACCATGTGTTGGATATTTGCTGCGGAAGTGGCGATTTGTCCTTTCTCTTGTCCCAGAAAGTGGGGTCTGATGGAAAG GTGACTGGTCTTGATTTCTCCAAGGAACAACTATTGATTGCCTCATCTAAACAGCACTCGAAGAACTGCTTCTCAAATATTGA GTGGATTGAAGGTGATGCTCTAGATTTGCCGTTTTCTAATGGTTCATTTGATGCTATAACAATGGGCTATGGTCTTAGAAACGTAGTTGATAGGCCTAAAGCTATGCAGGAAATTTTAAGAGTCCTAAAAGCCG GCTCTAGAGTGGCTATCCTTGATTTCAATAAAAGTGAAGAGTTGCTAACTTCTACGATTACG GAATGGATGATTGACAATGTTGTTGTTCCAGTGGCATCTGCTTATGGCCTTTCAGAGGACTACAAATATCTTAAGACTTCAATAAGAGGATTTTTAACAG GGAAGGAATTGGAGAAACTTGCTTTAGAAGTTGGATTTTCCAGTGCTCGACATTATGAGCTCAGTGGAGGCTTGATGGGGTGCTTGGTAGCTATGCGTTAG
- the LOC130980602 gene encoding secreted RxLR effector protein 78-like, translating to MSFVKSVDASDMIKTTDTLFKLFAEVIEWVGSSNIVHVVTDIAANYVSAGKIIHEKKKEAAIIKLDFQKAYDRVKWSFVDIVLQKMGFRRKWRQWVMECVCTSSMSVLINGSPTKSFKMERGLRQGDPLSPFLFVLVVDVLHRMIEVAVRNG from the exons ATGTCATTTGTTAAGTCTGTTGATGCTTCTGATATGATAAAAACTACCGATACCTTGTTTAAATTGTTTGCTGAGGTTATTGAGTGGGTTGGGTCTAGTAACATTGTGCATGTGGTTACTGATATTGCTGCGAATTATGTATCTGCTGGAAAAATCATTCATGAAAA GAAAAAAGAAGCGGCTATAATCAAGCTAGATTTTCAAAAGGCATATGATAGGGTCAAGTGGAGCTTTGTGGACATTGTTCTACAGAAGATGGGTTTTAGGCGCAAGTGGAGGCAGTGGGTTATGGAGTGTGTTTGCACATCTTCTATGTCAGTATTGATAAATGGTTCACCAACAAAGTCGTTCAAGATGGAAAGAGGTCTGAGACAAGGCGATCCTCTGTCTCCTTTTTTGTTTGTACTTGTTGTTGATGTCTTACATAGAATGATTGAAGTGGCAGTTAGAAATGGCTGA